From Longimicrobium sp.:
GGCGGGCTGAAGACCATCGTGGGCGGGCAGATCCGCGAGTTCACGGAGATGTGCGAGCAGACGCGGCAGCAGGCCACCGCCGAGCTGGCCCGGCACGCCCGCCAGCTGGGCGGCAACGGGGTGATCGGCATCGGCTACGACGCGTCGGAGATCGGCCAGTCGGCCACCGAGGTGCTGTGCTACGGCACGGCGGTGATGCTGGAGCGCATCTCGGAGTGATCGGCGGCGCGCCCTTTGCGCGCGGGC
This genomic window contains:
- a CDS encoding YbjQ family protein; its protein translation is MSNPAPDRLIMTTTMNVEGYRIREYLGLVRGVVVRAPTFSQGLIGGLKTIVGGQIREFTEMCEQTRQQATAELARHARQLGGNGVIGIGYDASEIGQSATEVLCYGTAVMLERISE